tactttattcacatattagtcttatataagaactgcaatgggtcagcaaataaaaatattgatagtaacctaccgtggccccccttagggccgataatagtcgcacgggtattagtctaacaaccacactcctaggcctaacctattagactactaacatgaactatgcattactaatAGACATAGAATGTGGGTTAGTTTAATCTAACCCAAGATCAAACGGTCATATACGATATTGgatgctcggcaacaataccgtaCCATATAGCCTAAATCACactactgtgaaataaataaatggcctctagagcatttaagccatcacaactagaggtatgtactatcctcagatgaggacactatgcttgctatcaactggaatagatgactatatcgaACAGGCCCCTCACATACACTCATCCATCCCCTAACGATGATATAATAAACTGggcgtgtattcactgctaaaaacccggcgacaacaggtgccaaataagtcgTGATGTTGTCTCGGGCATGTTTGTAATAAGACGacaaaattgtcgggatttctcccataccttaacccttaagccaatgttcgtattttctgccataccttaacccttaagccaatgttcgtatgtttaatacaattatgaaataaatacttggacataaggtagttaacaggggggacatttctagatggagaaagataataaataacaatataatgatacaataactggattattaatatcttcaataaccagttattctctatacaattaatgcTGAAGTTGAATCAGAACTCCGAACACAAATTCCAACAAAAGaaacatgttttcaaggaaaacttgataattttaatgaaataagaaacatccttatattgttacaataatgacaaactccaataatgaaataaatctatatttcaaatattaaatatattggaaatcaaagaacacgaaataaaataatggagacctttcatgtgacgtcatcagacgactactaacagcagaactgattctgttgagtcgaacattcgacacacactcccaacaagcaaaataaattcaaaactttAAATTTGATCATTATCAATAAGATATTGACGGAGCTTGGCAGCTTTTAAAGCGGCTTTCCTTAAAGGACGCACTTCATTCACACTATCTCCATGAATTTGTTTGGTTTCACCACTAACGTTAGGTTGTGATTCTTCACCCTGCACTATTGTGGAGTTTATAAGTGGCGAGTGGATTTCCAAAGGAACCAATTTGTCTATGGTACGCTTACTTATACTGTAGATCCATTGTACAGAACATCCACTACTCATATGATGTTTTCTTTATCTggatacaatttaacaatacgacctaaaggccactcatgttgcGGACCTGGCCGTTCAACAATAACTACGTCCCCTACAAGTGGAGCTTTATCCTGACATGCTTGTGAGCCACCGTAATGTTTCTCACGTAATGCAGTTAAGTATTCATTTCTCCACATATTTTCAAAGTGGTTAAGAATAACAGACACTTGGCTGTAACGTTTATTGAATTCACTATGATCCAAAAAGTTTGTATCTTCTTGACTATCTAGCACTACTGATGGCATAGGATTTATGATCCTACCACACCATAAATGAATTGGGGCAAGAGGTTCGATGGGAGTTTCTGCATCTATAAGTCAAGGGACGATTATTCAATTTACACTGAATTTCCTTCAACACAGTTTCTAATTCATCTGCATTAACTCTTTTCTTGAACAGCACCTTTTTTAGACAGGACTTGGTTAGTCCAATGAGGCGTTCATAGAATCCACCCTGCCAAAGAGCACGGGGTGCAATGAACCTCCATTGTATATTATTAACAGCCATATATTCCTTTACATCTCTTTGCATCaacaattgataaaaaaattttgcGCTGGCCAAGAAATTACTACCATCGTCAGAAATCACAGTGACAGGGGCAGAATAGATAACACAAAATCGTCTACAAATAATAATGAACGATAATGCACTCATGTTACATGCTAACTCTAAATGAACTAGTCTTGATGCAGTACATGTAAAAAGTACCTTATAATATTTATGGGGTTTACCATCTTCAGTTTTGGTTATGGTAATGGGACCTGAAAAATCAATGCCAGTATGAAAAAATGGCCGTGTAAATTGAACTCTTACAGCTGGAAGTGGAGGAGGACCAGGGTAATCAAATCTCCTACCTTCAATTCTCTTACAATTTACACATTGTCTTAAGATCTTCTTAATGGTTGATATTACTTTTGGTATCCAATATTCTCTGCGAAGATAGGACAAAGTATCTTTAACTCCACCATGCAGACATTTTTCATGAGCAAAATCAATTAAGAGATTAGATAAATGACTCTTGGAAGGTATTAAGACAGGAAATTTGGTACTCTGGTCTAAATTAGAATGGTGTAGTCTACCACGACTATGAATAAGACTAGTAGACTCATCATAGTAAAGACCTATATCTTTAATAGATTGCAATTTATCCTGCTCAAGACCGTTCAATTCCTTCCTAAGGAAGGCACAAATTCTGGGATAATGTGTATCTTGAACACATCTGATCCAATAAACAGGAGGGTCGACTAATCTAATATCAGATTTAACACACATAATGAAATTGTAAACAATTCTAGTTACATTCAACAACTTCTTAAGCGTTGAGTAGTTACTATAATCAAAAATAGGTTCTGGAATAGGCACTTCAGGATCAATCTCTGAAACAATTTCACAaatcattactaaaaatctctgttCAGGCCATTTTTCAGGACAGGATAACCATGAAGGTCCATGGGTCCATAAACGAGACTTACGAAACTGAGCAATACTAATAACCCTTGTTAGGAGATCTGCAGGGTTCTCTTTGGTGGatacatataaaaacttaaaagaggATCCTATTTCCTTTATTTGAGCTACTCTATTTTGAACGtaggtaattttacatttattatttttaagccatTGGAGAGCAACTTCTGAGTCTGACCAAATTATGACTTCttcaataaagaaatgatgaaaaaggtCTCTGATACAGCATGCAAATTGAGTACCTAGCTGTAATGCCGTTATTTCTAACTAAGGTATAGTACGAGTTTTCAGTGGGGTTACTCTGTCCTTGCTAGCTACAAAATTAGATTGATTACTATTACTGAGATAACAAACTGCACCATAGGCAGTAGTACTGGCATCTACAAAAACATGAAGTCTATAAGAGTCTCCCATCCAACAGATACATCTAGGAAATTTGAAGGTTGGGAGCTCTGATAATTCACAAGCCAAAGTATTCCATCTGTCAAGAAATGAGGGTGGTAATTTTACATCCCAACCAATATTTTCTTTCCATGCTTCTTGAATTAATATCTTCCCTTTAATCAAAATAGGCACACACATACCCAAAGGGTCAAAACAAGAAGATGAAAGAGACAGTAATTGTCTCTTCGTAACATACTGTAATGTTTCAAATTTACACAGATTTACAAATAATGAATCACTTGAAAGTTCCCAATTTAAACCTAATATTTTGTCCACAAGTGGAAATTCCAATGACTCCTCTGTACTCTGGCTTATATGATCCTTAAGTAATTTTGAATTACTGTTCCGTTGTCTCAGATTAATTCCTGCCTTACTCATTTCAACATTGGCCACATCATATAACTCCACTAACTGCTGTTCATTATCAGCATTGTGCTGAAAATTATCCACATAAAAACTAGATAATAAAACACCTGAATAGGGTGAATGTGATATTTGAAAATGATACTGTAAGGTCATCTGCAATAAAAAAGGGTGAATGTGATATTTGAAAATTATACTGTAAGGTCATCTGCAATAAAAAAGGGCTGCAAGTAGCACCAAAGAGAACTGATTTAAACCTATATGTTTTTACTCTACTATTTTCGTCAAATGGATCTTCTAACCACAAAAATCTAGTAAAATCGCTGTGATGCTGTTGCAATCCAATCTGCAGAAAGGCCTTCTCAACATCAGCTATTCAGGCAAATTTATTCATTCTAAACCTGACtaacaaatcaaataatttctcTGTTAATGACGGACCGGTCATGAGACAACCATTCAATGATGCAGAGGATTTACTCGGCTTTGCACTAcaattatccctggataggtacggtcctcggacacccctttaagggtatactcggacgcgaacgaccccgacgccaaaaaaaattcttgaaaaatcagtttttgcagtaacctccttttttcttttgccaaaaaaaacttcaatgaatgcttaaaacaactgtaaagataaatactactcatctgcagaaaaactatttattataaatattttaaaaaattaagtagaaaaaaaaaagacctgacataaaaattcataaaaaaaaagtttatacatatatacacaaatccttttaggaattgattctggaatgtttaggacacatcttgatgtattttggatgaagtcagacccatggaggtgaagatctgaaatgagaaaaaaagggtaactttttttggccaaaaaaaattgtccaaatttcatgaatttttttgggtacccaaatgaaataggaagtggctaatttttttagggaataaacatatgttatcctaaaatagaaatatgtaaaaaaatcttcattattttgtaaattacatttatatcaggggccatatctaaaggtaattttttgagtacttggaaatttcgtaaaaaaaatacatatatttaatatataatatgatatttatgcaggtaaaaatacaccaaaatatcacaaattctatagggaacaagaatatatatatatagggcagcttacgcttcggatatgtccacaaaatggccgccaaccacactgactcagactccctaatctgccacttgaaatgtaggaagggtatgtcaatttcaaggtgttatttactaatctaattattattggatatgcataaaaattgtatggtgggttgctggataattgtcgattattttacgactataaaattaaaattctgacccaaaaaattttttttgaagggaaataaaatcgataaaaaatgtaaaacaatattttagctaaaaaaatttgatgatattcaatcaaaaaaaaagtaaacaaaattttccgacaaataaacatctagaggaatcattactctgtgatagttccttagtacgtagtaattttgaaagaattgggaaaaaacgaaaaaatggcaatcaccggaaaatcgaacacatacctatatatacgccatatctggctaaaaaaaagataggcatgggtagccagatcatctagaaacactttccaacactataaaaatataagttttgcgacactacttgccaattccttacggtaacatgactaagcaaaaaaatgcaaaacaaataaaaaggggcactcgtggaaaaatggccattctaatttacggcatttcagaaaaaaaaaatttcagccatgtgctaggcaaaccatcaaggcatattttccgacaaataaacatataaatgaaatattactctgtgatagttccttagtacgtagtaattttgaaagaaatgggaaaaaacgaaaaaatggcaatcacaggaaaatcgaacacatacttatatatacgccatatctggctaaaaaaaaaaataggcatgggtagccagatcatctagaaacactttccaacactataaaaatataagttttgcgacactacttgccaattccttacggtaacatgactaagcaaaaaaatgcaaaacaaataaaaaggggcactcgcggaaaaatgcccaacattctaatatacggcatctcagataaaaaaaaaagacatgcacgtgttagcccaaccatcaaggcacactttctaacacataaacatgaaaaaaaaatcaataatatacggcaattccttactacgtagtaaatttttacaaatattgaaaaaaaaacagaaattggcaaccgcagttaaatacccaatataccaataactacgtcgtatctgacaaaaacaaaatcacgcatgggtagccagatcatctagacacactttccaacattaaaaaagcaaaagttttacgacactatttcgcaatatcttacggaaaaatgacttggcaaaaaaattaaaaaaaattaaaaagggacactcgcggtaaaatgcccgacattctaatatacgacatctcagataaaaaaaaagacatgtacgtgttagcccaaccatcaaggcacactttctaacacataaacatgaaaaaaaaaaagaataatatacggcaattccttactacgtagtaatttttacaaatattgaaaaaaaacagaaattggtaaccgcagttaaatacccaatataccaataactacgtcgtatctgacaaaaacaaagtcatgcatgggtagccagatcatctagacacactttccaacactaaacaagcaaaagttttacgacactatttggcaatatcatacggaaaaatgacttggcaaaaaaatgaaaaaaaattaaaaaggggcactcgcggtaaaatggtcctcgtggtgatgaacgacattttaactaaaaaaaagaacatgcacatggtagccaaacaatccaccaagactttccacaactgataacctatacaagttgcaccattctacgacaatttcataatacgtaataactttgataattatgcaaactacctcagaagggtaaactcggacgcgaacgaccccgacgcgtctcagaaatcggggaaggagtacagctacagcaatgcacatctggacactactagagcgtgtaggggagacacctcctgcaggtcgatcacccacaaattcagtcacaggggtgagtcacgtgagaaaaacctgttttttttttgacgctcggggtcgcaaacgacccaccgtacctatccagggttatacaCCACTCTAAGGGGTGTAGTGGAGGAGTTCTTCCTGACTGCATGATGTGGAAGATAGTGGGTGTTGGGACTTATCATAGGATTTTCAACCTCCTCAATAAACCCAACTTTAATTGCTCCTTGATTATGTTATCATAACATTTCAAATGATCTGGTTGATGCTGGAACCTTTTTAGTTGATTATACATTTGACCTAATGCTACATTACAATTAGTTGGGAGAAAAGGATGATTATGCTTGAATGGTAATTCCATCCAGTATCTGCCATTTCTATGCAAAACAgtagtttcatattttgaaatagtttctaCATCACTTGGCGAAACTTGTGAAGGAATGATTCCAACTACATCAAGATCCCACATTTTATGCACAGGAAGAGTATCATCAACCACGGCAGAGCTTATTGTGCGAGGATCAACCAACAATGGAGCATTTTCTCCTAACTTGACACTCACTCTAGCAACAAGGGCACTATTACAATGAATATGATTAGTACCTCTATGTGGAATGAGGCCATAAATTAAATAGCCCCCTGGAGATTCAAGTAAATCTACATTATTCACTTGTCTCATACCTGATAAATAATTTCCCAGGAAATCTGCACCTATGAGTATCTTTATATTGTCAATCCTATCTGATTTTATATCGCTATCTGCAAGATGATAGCCTATCCTATCAAGATCTCTCATCGTGTCACAAAGGCCAGGAGTTATTATCGGTTCAGGCATATCCTTCACAACAATCAACGTTACTCTCTTTTTCCTATTTCCCAAAGAAACTACAGGGTTAACAATCTCATAATCCCTGGAATCACCCATAccatcaaaactattcaaaatcatatttacaGTAGCAACTGTTCTGAGGCTCAACTTATTGGCCAAATCTTTATGAATGAAGGAACGTTGACTTCCACTATCAAAGAGGCACCTGACCGAGATTAACTGACCATCTTCTGATCAACAGTTACCATTGCAGTAGGAAGAACTACACTATAGTTTTGATCAGAAGACTGTTTATGAATTATAGACATCACTTGATTCGTTGTTACAGGGTCAACCTTCAATTTATCACTGTTAATATCCTTACTATTTACTGTGGACTTACCAATATTTGGAGTACCAACTGAACCTGGAGAACTAATACAAAGGAAAGAATGATGTTTCCCTTTTCTACAATGAGGACACATATTAAGAATGGTGGCGCACTCAGTTGACTGATGTACCTTAGTACATTTAATACATCGATTCAATACCTTCAACATTTCCCTCCTAGCATTTAGAGAGCTATAAATCGTACAGTCAAAGGGTCTATGTTTTCCCTTACAAGATATGCAAGAACAATTACTAAGTGTAGTGTAAGTACCTACAGTATTTGAACCCTCAAATAGAGATGAAGTTTTTGCTGGTGACTGGAAACGAATTTTATTGACTTCTGGTGTTCCCTTATAAGCATTCCCTTTATTTTCATGTTCCATAAAATTTAATAAGTGTTGAAGACCTTCCTTTATCTGACTTACACTAAAGTACATGGTTTTATAAAGACCAAACATAAAATCTTCTACCTCTTTTGGTAGTTTTAACACAATAAGTTCCCTCAATATCATCTCATTTGACGACTCATCAATCTCAGAATCATGACCTATTTGCATGAGTAAGTTCTCCAAATCAAcctttaaatcaaatatttcacttCTAACATATTTAGGCTTCCCTAAATCAAGCAAGGACCTAGGTAAAATTCGCCTTATCTTCTTTGGATCACCATACATTTCAGTTAGCGCCTTAATGGCATCACCATAATCAGAAGCTTCACCCTTAAAACCTGCAAGTAGCTTTTGAGCATTGCCCTTAATACATTGGGTTAGATATACATATTTTGTAACATCATCTATGTCCTTCTTTGAATGAATAGATATACTAAATTGATTCCAAAATCTAGTCCAATATAGAGGGTCTCCTGAAAactctttcaattttatttcaggCAACTTTACCTTAATCATAGAATTAGTACTATCATGCGGATTACTCTGAGAGATTGGGGAAAATTGTTTCATATACAATGACAGCTTAAGTTGAATCTCATGATATTTTTCTTGAAGGTCAATATGTCTAGCCTCCCTCTCATCATAACcactttcatcaatatatttatcaacaaatatGTCCCCTCGAGATTCGTAACTATTCCACCTTTTCTCTAAAGAAGCATTTTGAAGTTCCAAATAGCGAACTCCTGCATCACTGGTTAGGGCATCGGTCATATACTTTAGACCTCGCGTGATATGACCACGCAAGCTGGCCAGTGACCTGTATTCAGCCTCCATTGTCATATCTATAGCAACTTTTCCACaataaacatataataaatatctaaccagaattaggttaggttaatcacaaattcaaagaaaatatatatatatatatatataatattgaagtatGGGAAAGTGACATGATGATTGCCAATAATAGAATGGGTTGCAAAACGTTAAGGAACCAACTATATTATCCGGTTCGAAGGACAATTTTTAATCTtactgtggaggaaagttggataattcaactacacgataaaataaaaagaattaatgttaatcggataagatggagtataacatttccattaggcaactagtaaatgAGGGTGATGAAAATCAACAAGTGTCActttcacatacctcacaatgctgagaagatcaatcgaataattttcacatgtcatactgggagtaaatatatccgcatttatccttcaggaaaaaacccaattaagtaatcgt
This DNA window, taken from Palaemon carinicauda isolate YSFRI2023 chromosome 10, ASM3689809v2, whole genome shotgun sequence, encodes the following:
- the LOC137648588 gene encoding uncharacterized protein is translated as MEAEYRSLASLRGHITRGLKYMTDALTSDAGVRYLELQNASLEKRWNSYESRGDIFVDKYIDESGYDEREARHIDLQEKYHEIQLKLSLYMKQFSPISQSNPHDSTNSMIKVKLPEIKLKEFSGDPLYWTRFWNQFSISIHSKKDIDDVTKYVYLTQCIKGNAQKLLAGFKGEASDYGDAIKALTEMYGDPKKIRRILPRSLLDLGKPKYVRSEIFDLKVDLENLLMQIGHDSEIDESSNEMILRELIVLKLPKEVEDFMFGLYKTMYFSVSQIKEGLQHLLNFMEHENKGNAYKGTPEVNKIRFQSPAKTSSLFEGSNTVGTYTTLSNCSCISCKGKHRPFDCTIYSSLNARREMLKVLNRCIKCTKVHQSTECATILNMCPHCRKGKHHSFLCISSPGSVGTPNIGKSTVNSKDINSDKLKVDPVTTNQVMSIIHKQSSDQNYSVVLPTAMVTVDQKMVS